Proteins from a genomic interval of Chroococcidiopsis thermalis PCC 7203:
- a CDS encoding non-ribosomal peptide synthetase has protein sequence MTEIISQKLNSQAHVDKLQALSPERKALLAQLIREKKVGVKQERQPQRAVFNLPTITAAPDERFQPFPLTGLQQAYWVGRSGEVEMGQVASHSYVELEGNFDLERLTQAWQRLIDRHDMMRAIVLPDGTQQVLENVPSYQFRMLDLRGRDAETVNAQLKDVRDRMSHQILPSHKYPLFDIQATLLDDGRTRIHVSLDALIFDGWSIAITYKEWAALYHNPETQLESLEISFRDYVLAERSLSNSDEYRRSQDYWRKRIDSLPLGPDLPLAKQPSALTSGRFVRREGVVEASIWQRVKARATQLGITAPGILAAAYAEVLTLWNKERHFCINVPSFNRLPLHSQVNRLIGESASFTVLEVDNTGDASFAERSQRLQAQLWSDIDHRFFNGVEVLRELAVAQNRLSGSLMPVVFTAIPADETGQSTYATVQAEALGEVVFAINQTSQVWLDNHVFEHNGALYCHWDTVEELFPEGLSQNLLDAFIQLLHLLGTDENLWQQSWSEVMRRVMVATGQQLVAAGDEQPMPEILLHELIAAQVPQRLDQAAVVTTQKTLTYQELYSLANRWGRHLRNLGAQPNQPIAIVMEKGWEQVVAALGILHAGAAYLPIDATVGKERLDYLLENGKAEIVLTQSWLDDRLEWSDRVQRLCVDRENLENIDDRPLEPIQTPDDLAFVLYTSGSTGLPKGVMIRHRGLVNAVVSTQKQFEINSGDRILGLTALHHDMSIFDIFGVLGAGGTLIIPDASGRRDPSHWSDLCMKHQITLWNSVPAMMDMFLEYAGDARGASFASRADVIPSTLRLAFLGGDWIPLTIPKRLEALVEGAKVVSVGGPTETTLWNIWYPIEEFDPNWKSIPYGRPISNTRYYIFNDALVECPAWVSGEMCVAGVGVAKGYWHDPEKTNAKFILHPRTGERIYRTGDMGRFRPDGTIEFMGRVDFQVKINGQRIELGEIESTLQQHAGVNSAIATTYDQKGKKLLVAYVILAKESELNTDELRLFLRGKLPEHMVPAAFVMLEQFPLTPNGKVDRKALPAPFAADATPAKSTTQKQSSGIQAKVSRIVCKVLQLENVDLDANLLSVGANSLDMVRIGNQLEKEFKNRPRIDELFRLQSIQALVDYYEQQESKSVSSNTDDSLLGNKLLSSYRIILDPVEREKFKKSRPGVRRDLKETPAIQLERPVVDEELQKKYRDRSSYRKFLLKSIPFENFSLFLSCLSQIILDGQSKFLYASPGGLNPTQVYLHVKPGRIENVPAGVYYYHPEEHQLVVLTSNVDIDRGVHIPFINTPMFDECAFSIFFIADLDAIGPGYGERGIHFVTLESGIMAHQLEVSAPSYGIGMCQVGSIAFERIRPWFKLKDTHILIHSTLGGYIDSSRSSRPDLSNTSGQTPEKMAVELLERIESLSPSEVKGLLEAYQQLEGSRE, from the coding sequence ATGACTGAAATTATAAGCCAAAAGTTAAATTCCCAAGCGCACGTTGACAAACTCCAAGCTCTTTCACCCGAACGAAAAGCTTTGCTAGCTCAGTTAATTCGCGAGAAAAAGGTAGGTGTAAAACAAGAGCGGCAACCGCAGCGAGCAGTATTTAACCTACCAACGATTACTGCTGCCCCTGACGAACGATTTCAGCCCTTTCCATTGACTGGATTGCAACAAGCTTATTGGGTTGGGCGCAGTGGTGAAGTAGAAATGGGACAGGTTGCCAGCCACAGCTATGTAGAATTGGAAGGCAACTTCGATCTGGAACGCTTGACTCAAGCTTGGCAACGACTAATAGATCGTCATGACATGATGCGGGCGATCGTTCTGCCGGATGGAACTCAACAGGTCTTGGAAAATGTGCCTTCCTATCAGTTTCGGATGCTCGATTTGCGGGGACGGGATGCGGAAACAGTCAACGCTCAGCTAAAAGACGTGCGCGATCGGATGTCGCATCAAATTCTTCCCAGCCATAAGTATCCCTTATTTGATATTCAAGCAACTTTACTAGACGATGGACGGACTCGGATTCACGTTAGTTTGGATGCTTTGATCTTTGATGGCTGGAGTATTGCAATTACTTATAAAGAATGGGCGGCGCTTTACCACAATCCTGAAACTCAACTAGAGTCTTTAGAAATTAGCTTCCGCGATTATGTCTTGGCAGAGCGATCGCTGTCGAATTCCGACGAGTATAGGCGATCGCAAGATTACTGGCGCAAACGAATTGACTCTTTACCTTTGGGACCAGATCTGCCCCTTGCCAAACAGCCGTCTGCTCTCACAAGTGGTAGGTTTGTGCGTCGAGAAGGGGTAGTAGAAGCTTCTATTTGGCAGCGAGTTAAGGCGCGGGCGACTCAATTAGGCATCACCGCACCAGGAATTTTGGCAGCAGCCTACGCCGAAGTTCTGACGTTATGGAATAAAGAACGACATTTCTGTATCAATGTGCCAAGTTTCAATCGCCTGCCACTACACTCGCAGGTGAATCGCTTGATTGGAGAATCTGCCTCATTTACCGTGCTGGAAGTTGACAATACGGGAGATGCTTCCTTTGCCGAGCGATCGCAACGCCTACAGGCGCAACTTTGGAGCGACATAGACCATCGTTTCTTTAACGGGGTCGAAGTCCTGCGGGAACTTGCCGTTGCTCAAAATCGACTCTCTGGTTCGCTGATGCCAGTTGTATTTACTGCAATTCCAGCAGATGAAACCGGACAAAGTACCTATGCTACAGTGCAAGCAGAGGCTCTGGGTGAGGTGGTATTTGCAATTAACCAAACTTCTCAAGTGTGGTTAGACAACCACGTTTTTGAGCATAATGGTGCGCTTTATTGCCACTGGGATACCGTGGAAGAACTTTTTCCTGAAGGACTATCCCAAAATCTCTTAGATGCTTTTATCCAATTGCTCCATCTGCTAGGTACTGATGAAAATCTCTGGCAGCAGAGTTGGTCGGAAGTCATGCGGCGGGTGATGGTGGCAACAGGTCAGCAGTTGGTAGCTGCCGGGGACGAGCAGCCAATGCCGGAAATCTTGCTTCACGAGCTGATTGCGGCTCAAGTGCCTCAGCGTCTAGACCAAGCGGCGGTCGTTACTACTCAGAAAACTCTAACTTACCAAGAATTGTATTCCTTGGCAAACCGTTGGGGGCGGCATTTGCGGAATTTAGGAGCGCAACCAAACCAACCGATCGCAATTGTGATGGAAAAGGGTTGGGAGCAAGTGGTAGCTGCTCTGGGCATATTACACGCTGGTGCTGCTTACCTTCCGATTGATGCCACAGTCGGAAAAGAACGGCTTGACTACCTGCTGGAGAATGGTAAAGCTGAAATCGTCCTGACTCAATCTTGGTTAGACGATCGCCTGGAATGGAGCGATCGCGTGCAGCGCCTCTGCGTCGATCGCGAAAACTTGGAAAATATTGACGATCGCCCCTTAGAACCGATTCAAACACCTGACGATTTAGCGTTTGTACTTTATACATCGGGTTCTACTGGCTTGCCAAAAGGAGTGATGATTCGCCATCGTGGGTTAGTGAATGCGGTTGTCAGCACTCAAAAGCAATTTGAGATTAATTCTGGCGATCGCATTTTAGGATTGACAGCTTTACATCACGATATGTCAATTTTTGACATATTTGGCGTGTTGGGTGCTGGAGGAACCTTAATTATCCCCGATGCCAGCGGACGACGCGACCCGTCCCATTGGTCGGATCTGTGCATGAAGCATCAGATTACGCTCTGGAACTCGGTTCCGGCAATGATGGATATGTTCTTAGAGTATGCAGGCGATGCGCGTGGCGCAAGCTTCGCTTCACGCGCGGATGTCATTCCATCGACATTGCGGCTGGCATTTCTAGGTGGAGATTGGATTCCGTTAACGATTCCCAAACGTCTTGAGGCGCTGGTAGAAGGAGCGAAAGTAGTCAGCGTCGGCGGTCCTACAGAAACAACGCTGTGGAATATTTGGTATCCGATTGAGGAGTTTGACCCGAACTGGAAAAGCATTCCCTACGGACGACCAATTTCCAATACTCGCTACTACATTTTCAACGATGCTTTGGTGGAATGTCCCGCTTGGGTGTCGGGGGAGATGTGCGTTGCTGGCGTGGGAGTTGCCAAAGGTTACTGGCACGATCCAGAGAAAACCAACGCCAAATTTATTTTGCATCCCCGTACTGGCGAACGAATTTATCGAACTGGAGATATGGGACGCTTCCGCCCCGATGGGACGATCGAGTTCATGGGACGGGTCGATTTTCAAGTTAAAATCAACGGTCAGCGGATCGAGCTAGGGGAAATCGAGTCAACTTTACAACAACACGCAGGTGTTAATTCGGCGATCGCGACGACTTACGACCAGAAAGGCAAAAAGCTTTTAGTAGCATACGTCATTCTGGCGAAAGAGTCAGAGCTAAATACTGACGAACTGCGCTTGTTTTTACGCGGTAAGTTACCAGAACATATGGTTCCTGCTGCTTTCGTAATGCTAGAACAGTTTCCTTTGACTCCTAATGGCAAAGTCGATCGCAAAGCGCTACCCGCACCTTTTGCAGCAGATGCTACCCCTGCTAAAAGTACAACTCAAAAGCAGTCTTCAGGGATTCAGGCAAAAGTCAGTCGAATTGTGTGTAAAGTATTGCAGTTAGAAAATGTCGATTTGGACGCGAATTTATTGAGTGTAGGGGCGAATTCGCTCGATATGGTGAGAATTGGCAACCAACTAGAAAAGGAATTTAAGAATCGTCCCCGGATTGATGAATTGTTCCGCTTGCAGTCAATTCAAGCATTAGTTGATTATTACGAGCAGCAAGAAAGTAAATCGGTTTCTAGCAATACAGATGACAGTCTGTTAGGAAATAAGCTACTGTCTTCCTACAGGATTATTCTCGATCCTGTGGAGCGGGAGAAATTTAAGAAATCGCGCCCAGGAGTCCGGCGAGATCTGAAAGAGACACCTGCAATTCAATTAGAAAGACCTGTTGTTGATGAGGAGTTACAGAAAAAATATCGCGATCGCAGCAGTTATCGTAAGTTCTTGTTAAAATCAATTCCATTTGAGAATTTCAGCCTATTTTTAAGCTGTTTATCTCAAATTATCCTAGACGGTCAATCTAAGTTTCTCTATGCCTCCCCTGGCGGTTTGAATCCAACTCAAGTTTACTTGCATGTCAAACCCGGACGCATTGAAAATGTGCCAGCTGGTGTTTACTACTATCATCCAGAGGAACATCAACTCGTTGTTTTGACATCTAATGTCGATATTGACAGAGGAGTCCATATTCCATTCATTAATACACCAATGTTTGATGAATGTGCCTTCTCCATCTTCTTCATTGCCGATTTAGATGCGATTGGACCTGGCTATGGCGAGCGAGGAATTCACTTCGTTACCTTGGAATCGGGAATTATGGCACATCAGCTAGAGGTTTCGGCTCCAAGTTACGGAATTGGGATGTGTCAAGTTGGTAGTATTGCTTTTGAACGGATTCGTCCCTGGTTTAAGCTCAAGGACACCCATATCCTGATTCACTCCACGCTAGGAGGTTATATTGACTCTAGCCGCTCTAGCCGACCCGATCTGAGCAATACTTCGGGACAAACACCGGAGAAAATGGCAGTTGAATTGTTGGAACGAATCGAGTCTCTTTCTCCCAGTGAAGTTAAGGGATTGCTGGAGGCTTATCAACAGCTAGAAGGGAGCAGGGAATAA